Proteins co-encoded in one Firmicutes bacterium CAG:345 genomic window:
- a CDS encoding putative uncharacterized protein (product inferred by homology to UniProt), giving the protein MPEIILKNITKKWGDSIAVDNLNMVIKDRGFVTLLGPSGCGKTTTLRMIAGLETPTSGEIIIDGVTVFDSKKGINISPAKRNVGFLFQNYALWPHMTVYKNIAFGLENLKWSKDQIKARVDELVKMLKIEDYLDRYPSQLSGGQQQRVAIARTLAPNPKVLFMDEPLSNLDAKLRLEMRTELKRLHSSTNSTFVYVTHDQLEAMTLATEVCLMKNGLLQQYDPPLYVYSNPNNLFVADFVGNPAINFIQAKAKQIEGNTYEVKFHNVVARFEANNEFELPSEDVVIGIRPEFIRICEDGLKAKVYSTLPAGMETTVKVDIGEDILTSVIFGIIDYKVNEEVSIDFVGNSIILFDKESTKRLVDGKLEIVK; this is encoded by the coding sequence ATGCCTGAAATTATTTTAAAAAATATAACAAAAAAATGGGGAGATTCCATTGCTGTAGATAATCTTAATATGGTTATCAAAGATCGTGGATTTGTTACCCTTTTAGGACCATCAGGTTGTGGTAAAACTACCACACTTAGAATGATTGCTGGTCTTGAAACTCCAACATCTGGTGAAATTATAATCGATGGTGTTACAGTATTTGACTCGAAAAAGGGTATCAATATTTCTCCTGCTAAAAGAAATGTTGGTTTCTTATTTCAAAACTATGCTTTATGGCCACATATGACAGTTTATAAGAATATTGCTTTTGGCCTTGAAAATCTTAAATGGAGTAAAGATCAAATTAAAGCAAGAGTTGATGAACTTGTCAAAATGTTAAAAATTGAAGATTATCTTGATAGATATCCAAGTCAATTATCAGGTGGACAACAACAACGTGTTGCTATTGCTAGAACACTAGCACCTAATCCAAAAGTTTTATTTATGGATGAACCTTTATCGAACTTAGATGCTAAATTGCGTTTAGAGATGAGAACGGAATTAAAACGTTTACATTCTTCAACTAATTCAACATTTGTTTATGTTACACATGATCAACTTGAAGCCATGACTCTTGCTACTGAAGTTTGTTTGATGAAAAATGGATTGCTTCAACAATATGATCCACCTTTATATGTATATTCAAATCCTAATAATTTATTTGTTGCTGACTTTGTTGGTAATCCAGCTATTAATTTTATTCAAGCAAAGGCAAAACAAATCGAAGGAAATACTTATGAAGTTAAATTCCATAATGTTGTTGCTAGATTTGAAGCAAATAATGAATTTGAATTACCAAGTGAAGATGTTGTAATAGGAATAAGACCAGAATTCATCCGTATCTGTGAAGATGGTTTAAAAGCTAAAGTATATTCAACTCTTCCTGCTGGTATGGAAACAACAGTCAAGGTTGATATTGGAGAAGATATTTTAACTTCGGTTATCTTCGGTATTATCGACTATAAAGTTAATGAAGAAGTTTCAATTGATTTTGTTGGAAATAGTATTATCTTATTTGATAAAGAAAGTACAAAACGACTTGTCGATGGTAAACTAGAAATAGTTAAATAA